Proteins from a genomic interval of Thermoanaerobacterium thermosaccharolyticum DSM 571:
- a CDS encoding phosphate ABC transporter substrate-binding protein produces MLKSKAVKVLLAVLMIVSVFVFSACGSNSNNAGNNTTNQSNGSQDISGTATAVGSTALQPLVEQAATLFNQKYPNATINVQGGGSGTGLTQVSQGAADIGDSDIYAEEKSGIDAKSLVDHKVAVVGFAVVVNKDVTVDNLTQQQLVDIFTGKIKNWKDVGGQDEPIVVINRPTSSGTRATFKKIVLGGQDEVQGLALTEDASGTVRKTVAEKKGAISYLAFSYVDDSVKALKYNGVEPTKENVINGKYPIASYEHMYTKGEPTGVVKAFLDFMMSDEVQKGPAEKLGFININDMKVTLK; encoded by the coding sequence ATGTTAAAAAGTAAAGCGGTCAAAGTTTTGTTAGCTGTATTAATGATTGTCAGTGTGTTTGTTTTTTCTGCGTGCGGTTCAAATTCCAATAATGCAGGAAATAATACAACAAATCAATCAAATGGTAGTCAGGATATTTCTGGTACTGCAACAGCGGTTGGGTCAACAGCATTACAGCCTTTGGTGGAGCAAGCGGCAACATTATTTAATCAAAAATATCCTAATGCGACTATTAATGTTCAAGGCGGTGGAAGTGGTACAGGTTTAACTCAGGTATCACAAGGTGCAGCAGATATAGGTGATTCAGATATATATGCAGAAGAAAAATCAGGCATCGATGCTAAGTCATTAGTTGATCACAAGGTGGCAGTTGTTGGTTTTGCTGTTGTAGTAAATAAAGATGTAACTGTAGATAATCTGACTCAGCAGCAATTAGTTGATATATTCACAGGCAAAATAAAAAACTGGAAAGATGTAGGCGGACAAGATGAACCAATAGTAGTAATTAATAGACCTACAAGTTCTGGCACCAGAGCGACTTTCAAGAAAATCGTATTAGGGGGACAGGATGAAGTCCAGGGCTTAGCGTTGACAGAGGATGCATCAGGTACTGTTAGAAAGACGGTTGCTGAAAAGAAAGGTGCAATAAGTTATCTTGCATTCTCATATGTCGATGATTCTGTAAAAGCATTAAAATATAACGGAGTTGAGCCAACAAAGGAAAATGTCATAAATGGCAAATATCCAATAGCATCATATGAGCACATGTACACGAAAGGTGAGCCGACTGGCGTTGTTAAAGCATTCTTAGACTTTATGATGTCTGACGAAGTCCAAAAAGGACCTGCAGAGAAACTTGGATTTATAAACATAAATGACATGAAAGTAACGTTAAAATAA
- the pnpS gene encoding two-component system histidine kinase PnpS, producing the protein MLKKLYYSYFIISFVGILVTSFFFIEKITTLRFWFGILLGVIVSNFFGYRFIKGIVQPINEITDVAKEITKGNYEHRIEIKSIDEIGQLSSAINIMSDKLQETIDELYDRNAKLEAILKGLINGVIAFDENEKILLINDSARAILDIKESSVVGKHILDVVRNTKFHDILEKIIKNKGYNIDNLEINTFNKYLKIYSSPIVHQVTHKKLGFVVIINDITEVRKLEKIRSDFVANVSHELRTPLTSIRGFIETLREGAIDNVEERDKFLEIIEFEAERLTRLINDILTLSEIENLKEGFVKEDIAIDDEVNEIFYIMEKTANDKSIKLIKDLNCSGVVIKTSKDRLRQMIINLVDNGIKYTPEGGYVKVTTIDRKGDVVIEVKDSGIGISKENIPRLFERFYRVDKGRSRKLGGTGLGLAIVKHIVESMKGSISVESEVGKGTKFTIVLPKDQK; encoded by the coding sequence ATGCTTAAAAAGCTTTACTACAGTTATTTTATAATAAGTTTTGTTGGTATTTTGGTTACATCGTTTTTTTTTATTGAAAAAATAACAACCTTAAGGTTTTGGTTTGGAATACTTTTAGGAGTAATTGTCAGCAATTTTTTTGGATACAGGTTTATAAAAGGCATTGTACAGCCTATAAATGAGATAACGGATGTTGCTAAAGAGATAACAAAGGGTAACTATGAGCACAGGATAGAAATCAAATCAATTGATGAGATTGGTCAGTTATCTTCAGCAATAAATATTATGTCGGACAAGCTTCAAGAGACCATCGATGAGCTGTACGATAGGAATGCAAAACTTGAAGCTATTTTGAAAGGCCTTATAAATGGTGTTATAGCCTTTGATGAAAATGAAAAAATTTTATTAATAAATGATTCAGCAAGAGCAATATTGGATATAAAGGAAAGTTCTGTTGTTGGAAAACACATATTAGACGTTGTAAGAAATACAAAATTTCATGATATTTTGGAGAAAATCATAAAAAACAAAGGATACAACATCGATAATTTAGAAATTAACACATTTAATAAATATCTCAAAATATATTCTAGTCCTATTGTTCACCAAGTCACACATAAAAAGTTAGGATTTGTTGTAATAATCAATGACATAACAGAGGTTAGAAAACTTGAAAAAATCAGAAGTGACTTTGTCGCAAATGTATCACACGAGCTTAGGACACCTCTTACATCTATAAGAGGATTTATAGAAACTTTAAGAGAAGGAGCCATTGACAACGTAGAGGAGAGGGATAAGTTCCTTGAAATTATTGAGTTTGAAGCTGAGAGGCTGACGAGACTTATAAATGATATATTGACATTGTCAGAAATAGAAAATTTAAAAGAGGGATTTGTAAAAGAAGACATTGCCATTGATGACGAAGTGAATGAAATTTTTTATATTATGGAAAAAACTGCAAATGATAAAAGCATAAAGCTTATAAAAGATTTAAACTGCAGCGGCGTTGTCATAAAAACGAGTAAGGATAGGCTAAGGCAGATGATAATTAATCTCGTTGATAATGGTATAAAATATACTCCAGAAGGAGGATACGTAAAAGTTACGACAATTGATAGAAAAGGAGATGTAGTAATAGAAGTTAAAGATAGCGGAATAGGCATCTCAAAGGAAAATATTCCTAGACTTTTCGAGAGGTTTTACAGGGTGGATAAAGGCAGGTCAAGAAAATTGGGAGGAACCGGTCTTGGACTTGCGATAGTAAAGCATATAGTGGAATCTATGAAAGGATCTATTTCAGTAGAAAGCGAAGTAGGAAAAGGTACAAAATTTACTATTGTTCTGCCTAAAGACCAAAAATAA
- a CDS encoding response regulator transcription factor, translated as MTHTILVIEDEAHILELLRYNLEAQGYNVILTDNGKEGLEKCRELSPDLVLLDLMLPDIDGIDVCKKIKSDEHLKNIPIIMLTAKSEEFDKILGLELGADDYITKPFSIRELLARIKVVLRRSKNETEENEIIKFGDITIDTEKHIVYKGNEILDLTLKEFELLKLLSKNRGKVLTRDYLLDKVWGYEYAGETRTVDVHIRHLRKKIEDDDKLPVYIETVRGIGYKLKDIGEGNA; from the coding sequence TTGACACATACAATTCTTGTAATCGAAGATGAAGCACATATTCTAGAACTTTTAAGGTATAATCTTGAGGCACAAGGATATAATGTCATACTTACTGATAACGGCAAAGAAGGACTTGAAAAATGCAGAGAATTAAGCCCTGATCTAGTTCTTTTAGATTTAATGCTTCCTGATATAGATGGCATCGATGTCTGTAAAAAGATAAAATCTGATGAACACCTTAAAAACATTCCGATTATAATGTTAACCGCAAAAAGTGAAGAATTTGATAAAATACTGGGTTTAGAGCTGGGAGCAGATGATTACATTACAAAACCATTTAGCATAAGAGAATTGCTGGCTAGGATAAAAGTTGTTTTAAGAAGATCAAAAAATGAAACCGAAGAAAATGAGATAATTAAATTTGGAGACATTACTATAGATACCGAAAAGCACATAGTGTATAAAGGCAATGAAATTCTTGACCTTACTTTGAAGGAGTTTGAACTGCTTAAACTTTTATCGAAAAACAGAGGTAAAGTTCTCACGCGTGATTATTTATTGGACAAGGTTTGGGGATATGAATACGCCGGTGAGACAAGAACGGTGGATGTCCATATAAGACATTTGAGAAAGAAGATTGAAGATGATGATAAGTTGCCTGTGTACATTGAAACTGTTAGAGGTATCGGCTACAAATTAAAAGACATAGGTGAAGGCAATGCTTAA
- the nrdR gene encoding transcriptional regulator NrdR: protein MKCPFCGYLDSKVIDSRPTDDSTSIRRRRECIKCGKRFTTYEKVEQVPILVIKKDLSREAYDRDKILKGMIKACEKRPVPIKKLEDLADEIERDIYNSYEKEITSAQIGEMVMEKLKNVDEVAYVRFASVYRQFKDINTFMDELKKLLNDTEERK from the coding sequence TTGAAATGTCCTTTTTGCGGTTATTTGGATTCAAAAGTTATTGATTCTCGCCCTACAGATGATTCTACATCTATAAGGAGAAGAAGAGAATGTATAAAGTGCGGTAAAAGATTTACGACGTATGAGAAAGTTGAGCAGGTACCGATTCTAGTTATAAAAAAAGATTTGAGCAGAGAAGCTTATGATAGAGATAAAATTTTAAAAGGCATGATAAAAGCATGTGAAAAAAGACCTGTTCCAATCAAAAAATTAGAAGATCTGGCAGATGAAATTGAAAGAGATATTTATAATTCTTATGAAAAGGAAATCACTTCGGCTCAAATTGGGGAGATGGTAATGGAAAAGCTAAAGAATGTTGATGAAGTAGCATATGTCAGGTTTGCATCAGTTTACAGGCAATTTAAGGATATCAATACATTCATGGATGAGCTGAAAAAATTGCTAAATGATACCGAAGAGAGGAAATAG
- a CDS encoding YlmC/YmxH family sporulation protein — MFKTSDLRDKDVIDINTGKRLGNIIDVEVNLEEGKVEGFILPGESKGFRLFVKDLDIYIPWKSVKKIGEDVILVNIDENVTQV; from the coding sequence ATGTTTAAGACATCAGACTTAAGAGATAAGGATGTAATTGATATTAATACTGGTAAAAGACTTGGTAATATCATTGACGTAGAGGTTAACTTGGAGGAGGGCAAAGTAGAAGGATTTATACTGCCTGGCGAAAGCAAAGGATTTAGATTGTTTGTAAAAGACCTAGACATCTACATACCATGGAAATCTGTAAAAAAAATAGGAGAAGATGTGATATTAGTTAATATTGATGAAAATGTAACACAAGTTTGA
- the sigG gene encoding RNA polymerase sporulation sigma factor SigG — MNNKVEICGVNTSKLPVLKGAKQKELLIRMKNGDKNAREEFINGNLRLVLSVIQRFNNRGEYVDDLFQVGCIGLIKAIDNFDLNQNVKFSTYAVPMIIGEIRRYLRDNNSIRVSRSLRDVAYKALQIRDKLVNENSKEPTVGDIAKELNIPREEVVFALDAIQDPVSLFEPIYHDGGDAIYVMDQIGDDKNVDEVWLEQIALKEAIKKLNDREKMILTMRFFEGKTQMEVAREIGISQAQVSRLEKSALTHMRKYI, encoded by the coding sequence ATGAACAATAAAGTAGAAATCTGCGGAGTAAATACTTCGAAATTGCCTGTATTAAAAGGCGCAAAGCAAAAAGAGCTATTAATAAGAATGAAAAATGGCGATAAAAATGCTAGAGAAGAATTCATAAATGGGAATTTAAGGCTTGTATTGAGCGTTATTCAAAGATTTAACAACCGTGGAGAATATGTAGATGACTTATTTCAAGTGGGCTGTATAGGTTTGATTAAGGCTATTGATAATTTTGATCTTAATCAAAATGTAAAATTCTCAACATATGCAGTACCAATGATTATTGGGGAAATAAGGCGATATTTAAGAGACAATAATTCTATAAGGGTAAGCAGATCCTTAAGGGATGTAGCATATAAAGCATTACAGATCAGAGATAAGCTGGTTAACGAAAATTCTAAAGAACCAACAGTAGGCGACATAGCGAAAGAACTTAATATACCTAGAGAAGAGGTTGTATTTGCACTTGATGCAATACAGGATCCTGTTTCACTATTTGAGCCGATATATCACGATGGTGGTGACGCAATATACGTAATGGACCAAATTGGTGATGACAAAAATGTGGACGAAGTGTGGCTAGAACAAATAGCACTGAAAGAGGCTATAAAGAAATTAAATGACCGTGAAAAAATGATTTTAACAATGCGATTCTTTGAAGGAAAAACTCAGATGGAAGTTGCAAGAGAAATCGGAATTTCGCAAGCACAAGTATCAAGACTTGAAAAATCAGCATTGACACATATGAGAAAATATATATGA
- the sigE gene encoding RNA polymerase sporulation sigma factor SigE: MKLRTRIKITVQLAVIKILTKLKIRESIFYVGGSEALPPPLSTEEEIFLIAKMESGDNAAKSMLIERNLRLVVYIAKKFENTGVGIEDLISIGTIGLIKAINTFNPHKKIKLATYASRCIENEILMYLRRNSKTRMEVSFDEPLNIDWDGNELLLSDILGTDNEIVYKMIEDEVDKQLLKTALKKLSEREKRIIGLRFGLGGGAEMTQKEVADMLGISQSYISRLEKRILKRLKKEINRLV; the protein is encoded by the coding sequence GTGAAACTTAGAACTAGGATAAAAATAACTGTACAGTTAGCAGTAATAAAAATATTGACAAAACTAAAAATAAGAGAATCAATTTTTTATGTTGGTGGCAGTGAGGCGCTGCCTCCACCGCTTTCGACAGAAGAAGAAATATTCCTTATAGCCAAAATGGAATCGGGAGATAATGCTGCAAAGTCAATGCTTATTGAAAGAAATTTGAGATTGGTTGTGTATATTGCTAAAAAGTTTGAAAATACCGGTGTAGGCATAGAAGATTTGATATCAATTGGAACAATTGGACTCATTAAAGCAATAAATACTTTTAATCCTCATAAAAAGATAAAACTTGCTACTTATGCATCTAGGTGTATCGAAAATGAAATACTAATGTATCTTAGGAGAAATAGCAAGACGAGAATGGAAGTTTCATTTGATGAACCATTAAATATCGATTGGGATGGTAATGAACTTCTTCTTTCAGACATATTAGGAACAGATAATGAAATAGTATATAAAATGATAGAAGATGAAGTGGATAAACAATTATTGAAGACAGCACTAAAAAAGCTTTCAGAAAGGGAAAAAAGGATAATAGGTTTAAGATTTGGCCTTGGCGGTGGGGCAGAGATGACACAGAAAGAAGTCGCTGATATGCTTGGGATATCTCAATCATATATCTCACGTCTTGAAAAAAGGATTTTAAAAAGGTTAAAAAAAGAAATCAACAGACTTGTTTAA
- the spoIIGA gene encoding sigma-E processing peptidase SpoIIGA: MYVDVIFLENLIINYIILYLTKRFSKSKARNINLFFSSLLGASYVILIFFSLPNIIYSLPFKIIISILMIIITFGYKKLYEFIKIMSIFYLISFIVGGAAFALIYLANFDLKQIIIGALFISILLIYIGWGYISKKNLESDIIHVIQIDMNNMKKDIKAILDTGNTLHDPLSNYPVVIVEYNALKNLLPEGVKSLFDRGNINDIFEIPKVVDDDRWLKRFRLVPYNSIGTDSGMMVGFIPDNLIIDGNKKSFKNVIIGIYLKRLNATGDYEALIGSELLI, translated from the coding sequence ATGTACGTTGATGTTATTTTTCTTGAAAACTTAATTATAAATTACATTATTTTATACCTTACAAAGAGATTTTCAAAATCGAAAGCCAGAAATATTAATTTGTTTTTTTCATCTTTGCTAGGTGCATCATACGTTATTTTGATATTTTTTTCTTTACCTAATATAATTTATTCACTTCCTTTTAAAATAATAATATCAATTTTAATGATTATAATCACATTTGGTTATAAAAAGTTGTACGAGTTTATAAAGATTATGAGTATTTTTTATCTGATTTCATTTATTGTTGGAGGGGCAGCATTTGCATTAATATATCTTGCCAATTTTGATTTGAAGCAAATCATAATTGGAGCACTATTTATATCCATTCTATTAATTTACATTGGATGGGGGTATATCTCAAAAAAGAATTTAGAAAGCGATATTATTCATGTTATTCAAATTGACATGAATAATATGAAAAAGGATATAAAAGCAATTTTAGATACTGGCAATACTTTGCACGATCCTCTGTCAAATTATCCAGTTGTGATAGTTGAGTACAACGCATTGAAAAATTTACTACCCGAAGGAGTAAAAAGCTTATTTGATAGAGGGAATATAAACGATATTTTTGAAATACCAAAAGTTGTAGATGACGACAGATGGCTTAAGAGATTTAGATTAGTGCCATACAATTCAATTGGAACTGATAGTGGCATGATGGTAGGATTTATACCTGATAATCTAATAATTGATGGTAACAAAAAATCTTTTAAAAATGTGATTATAGGGATTTATTTAAAAAGGCTAAATGCGACAGGTGATTATGAAGCACTTATTGGTTCAGAATTACTAATTTAG
- the ftsZ gene encoding cell division protein FtsZ, producing MIGIETDMEQFANIKVIGVGGGGGNAVNRMIEAGLKGVEFIAINTDKQALYMSKAETKIQIGDKLTKGLGAGANPEIGKKAAEETKDEIEKIINGADMVFITAGMGGGTGTGAAPVVAEITKELGILTVGVVTKPFTFEGRKRMAHAEMGISDLKKHVDALVTIPNDRLLQVAEKKTSMLDAFKIADDVLRQGVQGISDLIAVPGLVNVDFADVKTIMMETGLAHMGIGIASGENKATEAAKQAVQSPLLETSIEGARGILLNIAGGSNLSIFEVNEAANYIYETADPDANIIFGAVIDESLEDQIRITVIATGFEKKFEAEKKPKIEKEIKQQNEIKEINEVIKFDNDDLDIPTFLRRGKK from the coding sequence ATGATAGGTATTGAAACAGATATGGAGCAATTTGCAAATATCAAAGTAATTGGCGTTGGTGGCGGTGGTGGAAATGCTGTAAACAGAATGATTGAGGCAGGGCTTAAAGGTGTTGAATTCATAGCAATTAATACAGACAAACAAGCACTTTACATGTCAAAAGCAGAGACAAAGATTCAGATAGGGGATAAGCTGACTAAAGGACTTGGTGCAGGTGCAAACCCTGAAATCGGTAAAAAAGCAGCAGAAGAGACAAAAGATGAGATTGAAAAGATTATAAATGGTGCAGATATGGTTTTTATAACTGCTGGCATGGGAGGTGGAACTGGAACGGGTGCTGCCCCTGTAGTTGCTGAAATAACGAAAGAATTGGGGATACTGACTGTTGGTGTTGTTACAAAGCCATTTACATTTGAAGGTAGAAAAAGAATGGCCCATGCTGAAATGGGTATTAGTGACCTTAAAAAGCATGTGGATGCGCTTGTCACTATACCAAATGACAGGCTTTTGCAAGTAGCCGAGAAAAAGACCTCTATGTTAGATGCATTTAAAATAGCGGACGATGTGCTAAGACAAGGTGTCCAAGGTATTTCAGACTTGATTGCTGTACCTGGACTTGTAAATGTGGATTTTGCAGATGTTAAAACAATAATGATGGAGACGGGTCTTGCCCATATGGGAATTGGCATAGCGTCTGGTGAAAATAAAGCTACTGAAGCTGCAAAGCAAGCGGTTCAAAGCCCTCTCTTAGAGACATCTATTGAAGGAGCAAGGGGCATATTATTAAATATTGCAGGTGGATCTAATCTTAGCATATTTGAAGTAAATGAGGCTGCAAACTACATATACGAAACTGCTGATCCTGATGCAAACATAATATTTGGCGCAGTAATCGATGAGAGTTTAGAAGATCAGATTAGAATTACTGTGATTGCAACAGGATTTGAAAAGAAATTTGAAGCAGAAAAGAAGCCCAAAATCGAAAAAGAAATTAAACAGCAAAATGAGATAAAAGAGATAAATGAGGTTATAAAGTTTGACAATGATGACCTTGATATACCTACATTTTTAAGAAGAGGGAAAAAATGA
- the ftsA gene encoding cell division protein FtsA, protein MNEIITGIDIGTSKVCTIIGQCDKNGELRIIGIGMYPCNGMKKGVVVDIETTAFSIKKSIEQAERMANQKVTSVYIKIPGGLTEIYRNKGLVAVTRDDKEITNQDVERVLQAAKIMAIPSDKQIIELIPIEYIVDGYGEIKDPVGMAGIRLEVDAAIVTGSLTAVQNMEKCVKKAGYNMSGIIVEPLATAEAIMTKDEKELGAALIDIGAGITDIAVFKSGNLIYTGMIPVGGNHITNDLSIGLKISFEEAEIIKKKYGSVVKLENNDETVKIANIANHSSQDTKLNDIIDIIEARVSEILTMVYEEMKSSNVIDLVSTNIVITGGGIAFIKGSLDLAESILGKNVRLGLPDAIGVSTPVYSASVGIVKYVYANRKYLYKKQGEIPKEKDKKKNGVLLRIKEWFNDFWI, encoded by the coding sequence TTGAACGAAATCATAACAGGGATTGATATCGGGACATCAAAGGTATGTACTATCATTGGACAATGTGATAAGAATGGTGAGCTTAGGATAATCGGCATTGGCATGTATCCATGTAATGGGATGAAAAAAGGAGTTGTTGTTGATATTGAGACAACTGCATTTTCCATCAAAAAATCGATCGAACAGGCAGAAAGAATGGCTAATCAAAAAGTTACATCTGTGTATATAAAAATACCCGGTGGACTTACTGAAATATACAGAAACAAAGGTCTTGTTGCCGTAACTAGAGACGATAAAGAGATAACAAATCAGGATGTGGAAAGAGTTTTACAAGCAGCTAAGATAATGGCTATACCATCTGATAAGCAGATAATAGAGCTTATTCCTATTGAGTATATAGTAGATGGTTATGGTGAAATAAAAGATCCTGTAGGTATGGCAGGAATTAGACTGGAAGTCGATGCAGCCATTGTAACAGGGAGCTTAACCGCTGTTCAGAATATGGAAAAGTGTGTTAAAAAAGCAGGATACAACATGTCTGGCATAATTGTAGAGCCACTGGCAACTGCAGAGGCTATAATGACGAAAGACGAAAAAGAACTTGGCGCTGCATTGATTGATATAGGTGCAGGAATAACTGATATAGCTGTATTTAAATCAGGAAATTTGATTTATACGGGTATGATACCTGTTGGAGGAAATCATATAACGAATGACTTGTCCATTGGGTTAAAGATTTCTTTTGAAGAAGCCGAAATTATAAAGAAGAAATACGGCTCTGTCGTGAAATTAGAAAACAATGATGAAACAGTAAAAATAGCAAATATTGCAAATCACAGTTCTCAAGATACTAAATTAAATGATATAATAGATATTATAGAAGCAAGGGTAAGCGAAATATTGACTATGGTATATGAGGAAATGAAAAGTTCTAACGTCATTGACCTTGTGTCGACAAATATTGTAATAACAGGAGGAGGAATAGCTTTTATAAAAGGAAGCTTAGATTTAGCGGAGAGTATTTTAGGAAAAAATGTAAGATTAGGTTTGCCAGATGCAATTGGAGTATCTACACCAGTTTATTCTGCATCAGTTGGAATTGTAAAATATGTTTATGCAAATCGGAAGTATTTATATAAAAAACAAGGTGAGATCCCAAAAGAGAAAGACAAAAAGAAAAATGGAGTATTGCTAAGAATAAAAGAATGGTTTAATGATTTTTGGATATGA
- a CDS encoding small basic family protein, producing the protein MALIIVLSLALGLAIGFFLPINLPPAYTSYLSVAILAALDSVFGGIRASLENKFNNAIFISGFFGNAILAAVLAYIGDVLGVPIYLAAIFAFGSRLFTNFAYIRRYILNNISKKQ; encoded by the coding sequence ATGGCACTGATTATAGTTTTAAGTTTAGCTTTAGGACTTGCTATTGGATTTTTCCTGCCCATCAACTTACCTCCTGCTTATACATCGTATCTTTCTGTTGCTATATTAGCTGCGCTGGATTCTGTTTTTGGAGGAATTCGAGCCAGTCTTGAAAATAAATTTAATAACGCTATTTTTATATCAGGATTTTTTGGAAATGCGATATTAGCAGCAGTTTTGGCATATATAGGCGATGTATTAGGCGTACCAATTTATTTGGCTGCTATATTTGCTTTTGGTAGCAGGTTGTTTACCAATTTTGCGTACATAAGGAGATACATTTTGAATAACATTTCGAAAAAACAATAA
- a CDS encoding DUF881 domain-containing protein has translation MKRNFFISIAFVCIVLGIMISTQFRNVKNSDNITVQRAEELTSKLNQVQKERDELKKQINDLESKISSYENSAAKTSAVTKSLKDDLDKYKELAGLSDVEGPGVIVTINNSDKQLQPGDDQNAFLVHDEDLLNIVNELRAAGAEAISINDQRLVATSEIRMIGTTMDINSVRFNAPYVVKAIGNPDTLEAALKLKGGIVDTLLNWGIQVSIKRSDKLLVKKYDGVLTYKYAKPYEGGND, from the coding sequence GTGAAAAGGAACTTTTTTATTTCTATTGCTTTTGTATGTATTGTTCTTGGAATAATGATATCAACACAATTTAGAAATGTGAAAAATAGTGATAATATTACAGTGCAGAGAGCAGAGGAGCTTACGAGTAAATTAAACCAGGTCCAAAAGGAAAGGGATGAATTAAAAAAACAGATAAATGATTTAGAATCTAAGATATCAAGTTATGAAAATTCTGCAGCAAAAACTAGTGCAGTTACAAAATCACTTAAGGATGACCTTGACAAATATAAAGAACTAGCTGGATTATCTGATGTTGAAGGTCCTGGCGTTATAGTCACTATAAATAATAGCGATAAACAGCTGCAGCCAGGCGATGATCAAAATGCTTTTCTAGTTCATGATGAAGATTTGCTGAATATAGTAAATGAACTGAGAGCTGCAGGAGCTGAAGCTATATCTATAAATGATCAGAGACTTGTCGCTACGTCAGAAATTAGGATGATTGGAACTACCATGGATATAAATTCAGTTAGATTTAATGCTCCATATGTTGTAAAGGCTATTGGAAACCCAGATACACTTGAGGCTGCATTGAAGCTAAAAGGTGGTATTGTTGATACATTGTTGAACTGGGGAATTCAAGTTAGCATAAAAAGGTCTGATAAATTATTAGTAAAAAAGTATGATGGGGTTTTGACGTATAAATATGCGAAACCTTACGAAGGAGGGAATGATTAA
- a CDS encoding cell division protein FtsQ/DivIB, whose product MVERRQFRLKRRYGILIFVLFIIALILYIVVFRSSVFNVKEIYVYGAKTVEKNDIIKMSGIEIGSNIFKINKSKVLNSIEKHPYIKDAFVKILYPSKVEIKVDERKVAAQLGYKNKYLYIDTDCVAVELGDYNDKLPVIEGISITKFDIGSNVSKISNNKDIAKLLPLIYNKNIYKAIIVNGSKITLETKSGINIVLENVDDLSYYLKFSERILDDLQKKGYYSGNVLIVSDGNPIYMP is encoded by the coding sequence ATGGTGGAAAGAAGACAATTTAGATTAAAAAGAAGATATGGAATCTTAATATTTGTTTTATTTATAATCGCACTTATATTATATATTGTGGTTTTTAGGTCATCTGTGTTTAATGTAAAAGAAATATACGTTTATGGAGCGAAAACCGTAGAAAAAAATGACATAATTAAAATGTCAGGTATTGAGATAGGCAGCAATATTTTCAAAATTAATAAATCAAAAGTTCTTAATTCTATTGAGAAACATCCTTATATAAAAGATGCATTCGTTAAAATATTGTATCCATCAAAAGTGGAAATTAAAGTTGACGAACGAAAGGTAGCTGCACAGTTAGGCTATAAAAACAAGTATTTGTATATTGATACAGATTGTGTGGCAGTAGAGCTAGGAGATTATAATGATAAATTACCTGTAATAGAAGGTATAAGTATAACAAAATTTGATATAGGTAGTAATGTTAGCAAGATAAGTAATAATAAGGATATAGCAAAACTGCTGCCGTTAATATATAATAAAAATATATACAAGGCTATCATTGTCAATGGCTCAAAGATAACATTAGAGACGAAATCAGGAATAAATATAGTATTAGAAAATGTCGACGATCTCAGTTATTATTTAAAGTTTTCTGAAAGAATACTAGATGACTTACAAAAAAAAGGCTATTACAGCGGAAATGTCCTTATAGTTAGCGATGGAAACCCGATTTATATGCCATAG